From Gemmatimonadaceae bacterium:
AACGCGTCGATCGAATCTTCGGGAGCGAGACCGCCATTGCGGTGATGAAGCACTCGACGATTCCAGTGCTTGCCGTACCTGCGCGCATGAGCGGTCTGCCAGAGCGCGCGGTGGCGGCGATCGACTTCACCGCGCCGAGCATGGCTGCCGCGGCGATTGGCACCGACATTCTGAGCGACGCAGGAACGCTGACCGCGGTGCACGTGTGCGGATTCGCCGGCGTCAAGGCCGAGCCGGGAGACCTGGTCGAGCTCTATCGCGCGGGTGCGAGCACCAAGCTGGAACTGGCCCTCAGCGACTTGCGCCGCCACACCAAGCGGCGTGTCGATTCAGCGATGCTCGAGGGCGAGCCCAGTCGCCCCGTCGTTGAATACGCACGACGCGAGCACTGCGAGCTCATTACGCTTGGAGGGGATGAACGAGGGCTCCTCGACCAGCATCGTGCTGGGGAGCGTGAGAACGCGCGTCGTTCGCGATGCGCGATGCGCGGTATTGGTCGCGCCCGCGCCTGCCGCTCAGTAGATGTAGACTTTCGTTCCGACGGGATCACGAGCGCCCGACGCGTTTCTGCTCGACCGCGATGCGGTCATCGACTCCCGTCGACGCGATGATGTCGCCGAGAACGTCCATCGGAAGCTCGTCGAGCGATTTGAATCGCAGGCAGCTCTTGCCCATGTCCAGCTTCTTTCCTCGCGCCTTGTACGCGGCGGCGAGGCGGGCGAGCAGCGTTTTGCTGTCCGCGAGTCCCGTCATGTACAACGCGTAGTTGTTCTTCTGCGCGGCGAGCGCGAGGTACATGAGCGGCTGCTTGTTGTACGTGTCCGGAAAGCGCGACAGGGGCACTTCGTACGCGAGCGCGGCGGGCGTGAGGGCTTTGCTCGAGACCATCTGCGTATTCCTCGATTGAGGGGAAGCGTCATCATGTCACGGCCGCCGACACCGCGCAACCTTCATTCGACCGCGTTTATGTAGGGGCTCCGGTCGAAGAAATCCGCCCTTCGCTGTTCCGCGTGAACGACTCGCGTTGGCGAAGGACGTCCATCGCGACGGCCATCGACGTGAACAGAACCTCCACGCCGCTGAACCGCCCGGCGTACCGCGCGAGCAATCCGCCCCAGCCCATGCGGTATCCGCCGTAGGCGCCGCGGGCATGATCGCTCATCCGCTCCCAGCCCGACGACACCAACTCGACGCGTGTTCCGCGTCCCTCGGCCGTGAACGTCACTTCGACCTGCTGCGCGTCGGCGCGCGCGAACGCCGCGTGGAAGGTGAACGCCACGCGTGCCGGAGGCTCGAGCTGCGTGACAGTGCCCCACTCGTAGCGCGTGCCGTCGTAGTGCTCCTCGTAGATGGCGCCGCCGACGCGCGCATCGAATACGACACACTTCACGCGGCGTCCGCCGATCGAGTGTCCGTAACGCGGCCACCAGCGCCCGAACTCCTCGACGAAGCGGCGGTAGGCGGCGTCGGGCGTCCACGGAACGGTTACCGATCGGCGAATCGGCGGGACATCGCGAGATGCGTGGGTCATGGGCGGCGTTTCCGTGAAGGGGTTGGACGCGGGCGTGCCGGTGCCTCGCCGGCGTCGGCATAGGCGCTGAGCACGTCGTCCCACATCGACTCGAGCCAGCGGTGCAGGGCCTCGAGTCCTTCGGTGGACGCGGCGTAGTAGCGGCGCGTCCCTTCGCGGCGATCGTGCACGAGATGCGCGCGGTGCAGCACGCGCAGGTGTTCCGACGCGCTCGGCTGGCGAATGGCGACGCGTTCGGCGAGCTCGCCCACGGTATAGGGGCGCCGGCGAAGGTGCGCGTACATCGCGCGGCGCGTGGGATCGGCGAGGGCGGTCAGCACGTATTCATAGGTCATGGCCTATATAGGCACCGACCGATGAAGCTGTCAAGCGCGCGATGTCCACCCGGCTGATCACGCCGAGGACGATCTCGTCTTCGTCGACCACGGGCAGCCGGCGCACTCGCGCGGCGTCCATCGCGGCCAGCGCCCGGTCGACGCTGTCCAGCGGTCCGATCGTCGCCACCGGCGCCGGCGTCATCACGTCGCGCACGTGATCCGCTGACGCCCGCTCCTCAGCCATCGCGCGCACCACGAGATCGCGATCGGTCACGACGCCGAGCAACTGGCGATAGAGTTTGCTCTCGACGACCGGCAGCAGGCCCACCCCGTGCGTGCGCATCAGCCGCGCCGCCGTCGTGATCGAATCGCCCGGCACTACTTCGGCGGGGCTCCAGGTCATGGCGTCTTTCACGAGCATTGGATGGCCTCCGACGCGCGCTCGGTGGGGATGCCGCGGCCGCGCCACGGCGCTGACG
This genomic window contains:
- a CDS encoding universal stress protein; the encoded protein is MTKTVRERAETRRSRVAAPRPMEVRVLLATAGEPESRGAATVAAAIAKRYHAPVLALGVVTPFPHNLSTITSMRHPVALDETSRLEVLEAVRQAVHQFSAGEWETRAVIGDPASTIDDLARQWGATLIVTGLGRHKRVDRIFGSETAIAVMKHSTIPVLAVPARMSGLPERAVAAIDFTAPSMAAAAIGTDILSDAGTLTAVHVCGFAGVKAEPGDLVELYRAGASTKLELALSDLRRHTKRRVDSAMLEGEPSRPVVEYARREHCELITLGGDERGLLDQHRAGERENARRSRCAMRGIGRARACRSVDVDFRSDGITSARRVSARPRCGHRLPSTR
- a CDS encoding DUF1801 domain-containing protein, producing MVSSKALTPAALAYEVPLSRFPDTYNKQPLMYLALAAQKNNYALYMTGLADSKTLLARLAAAYKARGKKLDMGKSCLRFKSLDELPMDVLGDIIASTGVDDRIAVEQKRVGRS
- a CDS encoding SRPBCC domain-containing protein, with product MTHASRDVPPIRRSVTVPWTPDAAYRRFVEEFGRWWPRYGHSIGGRRVKCVVFDARVGGAIYEEHYDGTRYEWGTVTQLEPPARVAFTFHAAFARADAQQVEVTFTAEGRGTRVELVSSGWERMSDHARGAYGGYRMGWGGLLARYAGRFSGVEVLFTSMAVAMDVLRQRESFTRNSEGRISSTGAPT
- a CDS encoding metalloregulator ArsR/SmtB family transcription factor — encoded protein: MTYEYVLTALADPTRRAMYAHLRRRPYTVGELAERVAIRQPSASEHLRVLHRAHLVHDRREGTRRYYAASTEGLEALHRWLESMWDDVLSAYADAGEAPARPRPTPSRKRRP
- a CDS encoding CBS domain-containing protein, producing MLVKDAMTWSPAEVVPGDSITTAARLMRTHGVGLLPVVESKLYRQLLGVVTDRDLVVRAMAEERASADHVRDVMTPAPVATIGPLDSVDRALAAMDAARVRRLPVVDEDEIVLGVISRVDIARLTASSVGAYIGHDL